GCTGGGCCGGGCCGAGGTGAGCCTCACCATCGACAACTCGTCGGCGCTGTTGCCCATCGAGTTCAGCGAGGTGACCATCACCCGCACGCTGTTCCGCTCCGGCGACAGCGAGTACGCGCTCAACGGCGTCCCGTGCCGCCTGCTCGACATCCAGGAGCTGCTGTCGGATTCCGGGGTGGGCCGCCAGCAGCACGTGATCATCAGTCAGGGGCAGATCGACGCCGTGCTCAACGCCCGGCCGGAGGACCGGCGGGCGGTGATCGAGGAGGCCGCCGGCGTGTTGAAGTACCGACGGCGCAAGGAGAAGTCGGAGCGTCGCCTCCTCGCCACCGAGGGCAACCTGACCCGCCTCCAGGACCTCCTCCGCGAGGTCCGCCGCCAGCTGCGACCGCTGGAACGCCAGGCCGACGCCGCCCGACGCCACGGCGACGTCGTCGCCGAGCTGACGGCGCTGCGGGTGCACGTGGCCGGTCGCCAGCTCGACGACCTGCGCACCCGCCTGGAGAACGGGTCGCGCCGCCGGGCCGAGCTCCTCGAGGCCGAACGGGTGCGCCGCGCCGCCCTGGCCGAGCTCGACACGCTCGTGTTGGCCACCGAGGCGGAGCTGACGGCGATGGGCGGTGACGACCTGGGCGATGCGCTGGCGGTGCACGAGTCGTTGTTCCAGCAGGCCCGAGGGCTCACCGCGGTGCTCGCCGAGCGTCGGCGCGGCGTCGAGCGGGCCCAGGGCACCTCGATCGACCAGGGTGTCGTGGCGTCCCTCGAAGCCGAGGCGGCCCGTCTCGCCGCCGAGCTCGCCGAGGCCGACGCCGAGCGCGAGCTGCTCACCCCGCTGTCCGACGAGCTCGCCGCCGCCGAGGCCGCGCTGGCTGCCGAGCGGGCCTCGTTCGAGCAGGAGTGGGCCAGCGGGGTGGCCGCGCCGAGCGGGGCGGCGGCCGAGGTGCGTGGGGAGCTGGCCGCGCTCCGGTCGGCCGCCGAGCGGGGACGCGCCGAGATCGACCGGGCCGAGGCCCGGGCGACCGTGCTGGCCGCCCGGGTCGCCGACCTGGCCCGTCAGGCCGACGCATTGCGCGTCGAGCTGGGGGCCGCCGAGCTGGCCGAGTTGCCGCTGGTCGAGGCCATCGAAGGGGTCGAGGCGCGACGTGACGCCGCGGCCTCGGCCCTCGAGTCGGCCGAGGAGGCCCTGCGGCGCACCGAGAGCGATCGCCATGCGTGGGAGGCCCGGGTCGAGGCCCTCGACCTCGCCCTCGACGAAGCTCGGTCACGGGCGGGCGCGGAGCGTCTCGCCGGCGTCGACGGGGTGCTCGGCACGTTGCTCGACCTCGTCGAGGTCGACCCCGGGTGGGAGGCGGCGTTCGAGGCGGCCATGGGCGAGGCGCTCGCCGCGGTGGTCGTCGACGGCGTGCCCGCCGGGCGCCGGGCGCTCGACGCCCTTCACGGGGAGGCCCTCTCCGGAGCGGTGATCGCCCTCGGCGCCGGTCTGCCTGCCCGGCCCGCGCCGGCGGTCGGCGATCCTCTGCGCCGTCACGTCCGGGCGGCCCGGCCCGACGTCGAGGCGGTGCTCGACGGGCTGATCGGCTCGGCTGTGGTGGTCGACGGCGGATGGGTCGAGGCCATCGACGTCGCCCTCGCCCACCCCGACGTCATCGCCGTGACGGCCGACGGCGACCGGTTCGCCCGCACCGGGTGGCGGGTCGGGATCGCCGGTTCGGGCGCCACCGGCGCCGCCCGCGACGAGGCGCGCCGACGGGCCGAGGCGGCCGTCGCGGCGGTCGAGCGAGCCACCCTCTCGCTCGCCGAGGCGCGGGCCGCCCTCACCGAGGTCGAGCGCGACGAGCGCACGCTCGCCAAGCAGCTCGACGACAACGACAGCCGGCTCACCGCCGCCGCCGACCGCCTCCAGCGCGTCGAGACGGACCGCCGTGATGCCGCTACCGAGGCCGATGCGCTCGGCGGGCACCTCGCGGAGCTGGTCGAGCGAGTCGAGCGGGAGGTGGCGCGCATCACCGAGCTCGAGGCGGTGCTGCCCGGCCTCGAAGCGGTCGACGTGGAGCTCGCCGAGGCGTCGCGGCGCATGGGCGAGGCCCGCTCGCGGCTCGAGGAGCTGGCGGCCGACGTCGGTTCGAGGCGCAGCGACCTCGAGGTCCGGTCCGCGTCGGTGGTCGAGCGGGGAGCGTTCCTGCGTGCCCGGGCGTCGGAGGTGGAGCGCCGCCTCGAAGGGGCGGCGGCCGAGCGGGCGGCGGCCGAGTCGCGGCGCCTCGAGCTCGAGCGGGCGTCGGTGGCCATCGGCCGCCTCAGCCAGCTGGTCGCCACCGCCACCGTCACCATCGAGACGCGTCTGAACGACCTTCGCGACCGGCGTCGTCGTCAGTCGGAGGCGGCGCGCCGCGTCGCCGCCGTGCTCGACGAACGTCGCCGCCGACGCGCCGACGAGGAGCGGGCGCTCACCGAGGAGCGCGAGCGCCTCCAGCGGGCCGAGCTCGACGAGGCGGAGGTGAGGCTGCGTGTGGAGGCGGCGGTCGAGGCCCTCCGCCGCGACCTCGACTGCGAGCCCGACGCGGCGATCGCCGCCGAGTGTCCGCCGCTCGACGAGGGCGTGACCGCCGGGGCCCGGATCCGCGAGCTCGAGCGCGAGCTGCGGATCATGGGCCCGATCAACCCCCTCGCCCTCGAGGAGTTCGATGCCCTCCAGGAGCGCCACGAGTTCCTCCAGCACCAGCTCGATGACGTGAAGGAGAGCCGGCGTGAGCTGGCCAAGATCATCCGGGCCATCGACGCCGAGATCGTGAGCGTGTTCGCCTCGGCTTTCGCCGACGTGGCCGCCAACTTCGAGGCCCTCTTCTCGATGCTGTTCCCCGGAGGTGAGGGGCGCCTGAAGCTCACCCAGCCCGATGACCTGTTGGCGACCGGCATCGAGGTGGAGGCCAAGCCGTCGGGCAAGAACGTCCGCAAGCTGTCGTTGCTGTCCGGAGGGGAGCGCAGCCTCACCGCTCTGGCGTACCTGTTCGCGGTGTTCCGCAGCCGGCCGTCGCCGTTCTACGTGATGGACGAGGTCGAGGCGGCGCTCGACGACGTGAACCTGCACCGCTTCCTCGGTCTGGTCGCCGAGTTCCGGGCGGACGCCCAGCTGGTGATCGTCACCCACCAGAAGCGGACGATGGATGCCGCCGACTGCCTCTACGGGGTGACGATGCAGCCGGGTGGATCCAGCAAGGTCGTCAGCGAGAAGGTCGGCGCCGGCTGACGGGAGCCGGTCGGCCCCCGCCGTGTGGCCGGGGGAGCGGTTGTTCGCAGGTGGCGAGGGGAAGCGCCGCGACCGAGCCGCACCGCGTCCCGAGGAGGCGGAGCCGGGTCGGTCTGCGCACCGTGCTCAGGGTCGTGAGCTCCGGGGGGCGGGTGGTGCCAGGTGGCGAGGGGAAGCGCCAGCGACCGAGCCACACCGCGTCCCGAGGAGGCGGAGCCGACGAGGGCGCCAAGGTCACGGCGAGGGGAAGCGCCAGCGACCGAGCCACACCGCGTCCCGAGGAGGCGGAGCCGACGAGGGCGCAGAGGTCACGGCGAGGGGAAGCGCGAGCGACCGAGCCGCACCGCGTCCCGAGGAGGCGACAG
This is a stretch of genomic DNA from Acidimicrobiales bacterium. It encodes these proteins:
- the smc gene encoding chromosome segregation protein SMC, which gives rise to MYLKRLSMKGFKSFADTTVLDLERGVTVVVGPNGSGKSNVVDAIGWVLGAQAPSAVRSQKMDDVIFAGTTKRAALGRAEVSLTIDNSSALLPIEFSEVTITRTLFRSGDSEYALNGVPCRLLDIQELLSDSGVGRQQHVIISQGQIDAVLNARPEDRRAVIEEAAGVLKYRRRKEKSERRLLATEGNLTRLQDLLREVRRQLRPLERQADAARRHGDVVAELTALRVHVAGRQLDDLRTRLENGSRRRAELLEAERVRRAALAELDTLVLATEAELTAMGGDDLGDALAVHESLFQQARGLTAVLAERRRGVERAQGTSIDQGVVASLEAEAARLAAELAEADAERELLTPLSDELAAAEAALAAERASFEQEWASGVAAPSGAAAEVRGELAALRSAAERGRAEIDRAEARATVLAARVADLARQADALRVELGAAELAELPLVEAIEGVEARRDAAASALESAEEALRRTESDRHAWEARVEALDLALDEARSRAGAERLAGVDGVLGTLLDLVEVDPGWEAAFEAAMGEALAAVVVDGVPAGRRALDALHGEALSGAVIALGAGLPARPAPAVGDPLRRHVRAARPDVEAVLDGLIGSAVVVDGGWVEAIDVALAHPDVIAVTADGDRFARTGWRVGIAGSGATGAARDEARRRAEAAVAAVERATLSLAEARAALTEVERDERTLAKQLDDNDSRLTAAADRLQRVETDRRDAATEADALGGHLAELVERVEREVARITELEAVLPGLEAVDVELAEASRRMGEARSRLEELAADVGSRRSDLEVRSASVVERGAFLRARASEVERRLEGAAAERAAAESRRLELERASVAIGRLSQLVATATVTIETRLNDLRDRRRRQSEAARRVAAVLDERRRRRADEERALTEERERLQRAELDEAEVRLRVEAAVEALRRDLDCEPDAAIAAECPPLDEGVTAGARIRELERELRIMGPINPLALEEFDALQERHEFLQHQLDDVKESRRELAKIIRAIDAEIVSVFASAFADVAANFEALFSMLFPGGEGRLKLTQPDDLLATGIEVEAKPSGKNVRKLSLLSGGERSLTALAYLFAVFRSRPSPFYVMDEVEAALDDVNLHRFLGLVAEFRADAQLVIVTHQKRTMDAADCLYGVTMQPGGSSKVVSEKVGAG